From Pirellulales bacterium:
CAATGAAGTGCACGACGCGGGATATAAAGAAGCCACCAAACAGATCCGACAGTGGCCAAAGCTGCACGGGCTTCCAGACCGCGAGTCCCGTAAGAACAGCGAGGATGCCGAGCGCGATCACACCGAGATAGAGCAGCCGCTG
This genomic window contains:
- a CDS encoding cytochrome b/b6 domain-containing protein, with product QRLLYLGVIALGILAVLTGLAVWKPVQLWPLSDLFGGFFISRVVHFIAMAGIVLFLAVHILLVAMVPRVLPPMITGGRLSDVERH